In Vicugna pacos chromosome 27, VicPac4, whole genome shotgun sequence, one DNA window encodes the following:
- the KIF7 gene encoding kinesin-like protein KIF7 isoform X1, with amino-acid sequence MGLEAQRLPGAEEAPVRVTLRVRPLLPKELLHGHQSCLRVEPGHGQVTLGRDRHFSFHVVLDEDAGQEAVYQACVQPLVEAFFEGFNATVFAYGQTGSGKTYTMGEASVASLHEDEQGIIPRAMAEAFKLIDENDLLDCLVHVSYLEVYKEEFRDLLEVGTASRDIQLREDDRGNVVLCGVKEVDVEGLDEVLSLLEMGNAARHTGSTHLNRLSSRSHTVFTVTLEQRGRAPSRLPRPAAGQLLISKFHFVDLAGSERVLKTGSTGERLKESIQINSSLLALGNVISALGDPQRRGSHIPYRDSKITRILKDSLGGNAKTVMIACVSPSSSDFDETLNTLNYASRAQNIRNRATVNWRPEAERAPEEAVAGARGPPRHRSETRIIHRGRRALGPAAAEAEAEAAARLGAECARYRARTDAAYSLLRELQAESGLPGAAARKVRDWLCAVEGERSALSSASGPDSGIESASAEEQATQGPSGQKVAKGQEDEGALQLLALQSQVARLEEENRDFLAALEDAMEQYKLQSDRLREQQEEMAELRLRLELVQPGLGAPGVLQGLPPGSYVPRPHTAPLGDTHNHVLGIVPPACLSGDEVGSENWREVANGREAGAKLPAEVDRLGSGSSAASEEEQEEEEGEEEPPRRTLHLRRNGISKWSQRMGARPGSLLDRKGPELCLEELGAAILGPRVVGESKAPARPRQAPAASEWRLAQAQQKIRELAINIRMKEELIGELVRTGKAAQALNRQHSQRIQELEQEAERVRAELSEGQRQLRELEGKEPQDAGERSQLQEFRKRVAAAQSQVQVLKEKKQATERLVSLSAQSEKRLQELERNVQLMRQQQGQLQRRLREETEQKRRLEMEMNKRQHRVKELELKHEQQQKILKIKTEEIAAFQRKRRSGSNGSVVSLEQQQKIEEQKKWLDQEMEKVLQQRRALEELGEELHKREAILAKKEALMQEKTGLESKRLRSSQALNEDIVRVSSRLEHLEKELSEKSGQLRQGSAQSQQQIRGEIDALRQEKDSLLKQRLEIDGKLRQGSLLSPEEERTLFQLDEAIEALDAAIEYKNEAITCRQRVLRASASLLSQCEMNLMAKLSYLSSSETRALLCKYFDKVVTLREEQHQQQIAFSELEMQLEEQQRLVYWLEVALERQRLEMDRQLTLQQKEHEQNIQLLLQQSRDHLGEGLADSKRQYEARIQVLEKELGRHMWINQELKQKLSGMNAAGQSRVTGGEKRTLCLENRPAPVSEDEPHPAPEPLWQPPFMEGTPRTREEMRDLVHAPLPLTWKRSSLCSEEQGSAEELRQREATEPLVGRVLPVGEVGLSWNLGSLPKPRRDLRRTSPGMIDVRKNPL; translated from the exons ATGGGGCTGGAGGCCCAGAGGCTGCCAGGGGCCGAGGAGGCCCCAGTGAGAGTGACCCTTCGAGTCCGCCCACTGCTGCCCAAGGAGCTGCTGCACGGACACCAGAGCTGCCTGAGAGTGGAGCCAGGGCATGGCCAAGTCACCTTGGGCCGAGACCGCCACTTCAGCTTCCACGTAGTGCTGGATGAGGATGCCGGGCAGGAGGCTGTGTATCAGGCCTGCGTGCAGCCTCTTGTCGAGGCTTTCTTTGAGGGCTTCAATGCCACCGTCTTTGCCTATGGTCAGACAGGCTCCGGGAAGACGTACACCATGGGGGAGGCCAGTGTGG CCTCCCTTCACGAGGATGAGCAGGGCATCATTCCACGGGCCATGGCTGAGGCATTCAAGCTGATTGATGAGAATGACCTGCTCGACTGTCTGGTGCATGTGTCCTACCTGGAAGTGTACAAAGAGGAGTTCCGAGACCTGCTGGAGGTGGGCACTGCCAGCCGTGACATCCAGCTTCGGGAAGATGATCGTGGAAATGTTG TGCTGTGTGGGGTGAAGGAGGTTGATGTGGAGGGCCTGGACGAGGTGCTGAGCCTCCTGGAGATGGGCAACGCAGCGCGGCACACGGGGTCCACACACCTCAACCGCCTCTCCAGCCGCTCACACACGGTCTTCACCGTGACCTTGGAGCAGCGGGGGCGCGCCCCCAGCCGCCTGCCCCGACCTGCCGCGGGCCAGCTGCTCATCTCCAAGTTCCACTTCGTGGACCTGGCGGGCTCAGAGAGGGTGCTCAAGACGGGCAGCACAGGCGAGCGGCTCAAGGAGAGCATCCAGATCAATAGCAGCCTCTTGGCTCTCGGCAATGTCATCAGCGCCCTTGGTGACCCCCAGCGCCGCGGCAGTCACATCCCCTACCGGGACTCCAAGATCACCCG GATCCTTAAAGACTCGCTGGGCGGGAATGCCAAGACAGTGATGATCGCCTGTGTCAGCCCTTCCTCCTCTGACTTTGATGAGACCCTCAACACCCTCAACTACGCCAGCCGCGCCCAGAACATCCGCAACCGCGCCACCGTCAACTGGCGGCCAGAGGCGGAGCGGGCGCCGGAGGAGGCAGTGGCCGGTGCGCGGGGGCCGCCGCGGCACCGCTCGGAGACGCGCATCATCCACCGTGGCCGGCGCGCCCTGGGGCCTGCCGccgccgaggccgaggccgaggccgctGCCCGCCTGGGTGCTGAGTGCGCGCGTTACCGGGCCCGCACCGACGCCGCCTACAGCCTTCTGCGTGAGCTGCAGGCCGAGTCTGGGCTTCCAGGCGCCGCTGCCCGCAAGGTGCGCGACTGGCTGTGCGCCGTCGAGGGCGAGCGCAGTGCCCTGAGCTCCGCCTCTGGGCCCGACAGTGGCATCGAGAGTGCCTCGGCGGAGGAGCAGGCCACGCAGGGGCCCAGCGGGCAAAAGGTGGCCAAGGGCCAG GAAGACGAAGGGGCACTGCAGCTGCTGGCCCTGCAAAGCCAGGTGGCCCGACTGGAAGAGGAGAACCGAGACTTTCTGGCTGCGCTGGAGGATGCCATGGAGCAATACAAACTGCAG AGTGACCGTCTTCGTGAGCAGCAGGAGGAGATGGCAGAGCTGAGGTTGCGACTAGAGCTGGTGCAGCCCGGCTTGGGGGCCCCAGGGGTCCTGCAGGGCCTGCCTCCTGGGTCCTATGTGCCCCGGCCCCACACAGCCCCTCTGGGGGATACCCACAACCATGTGCTGGGCATCGTGCCCCCTGCCTGCCTTTCTGGAGATGAAGTTGGCTCTGAGAATTGGAGAGAG GTGGCAAATGGTAGGGAGGCTGGAGCCAAGTTGCCGGCAGAAGTAGACAGGCTGGGAAGTGGCTCTTCAGCTGCAtcagaggaagagcaggaggaggaagaaggggaggaggagccgCCTCGACGGACTCTGCACCTGCGCAG GAACGGGATCAGTAAGTGGAGCCAGAGGATGGGGGCCCGCCCAGGCAGTCTACTCGACAGGAAGGGCCCAGAGCTTTGCCTGGAGGAGCTGGGTGCAGCCATCCTGGGGCCCAGAG TGGTTGGTGAGAGCAAGGCCCCAGCTCGGCCCCGCCAGGCCCCTGCTGCCTCTGAATGGCGGCTGGCCCAGGCCCAGCAGAAGATCCGTGAACTGGCCATCAACATCCGCATGAAGGAGGAGCTCATCGGCGAGCTGGTCCGCACAG GGAAGGCGGCCCAGGCCCTGAACCGCCAGCACAGCCAGCGTATCCAGGAGCTGGAGCAGGAGGCAGAGCGGGTGCGGGCTGAGCTGAGTGAGGGCCAGAGGCAGCTGCGGGAGCTTGAGGGCAAGGAGCCCCAGGATGCTGGCGAGCGTTCCCAGCTCCAGGAGTTCCGCAAGAGGGTTGCTGCCGCACAGAGCCAAGTCCAG GTGCTGAAGGAGAAGAAGCAGGCAACAGAGCGGCTGGTGTCGCTGTCGGCCCAGAGCGAGAAGCGGCTGCAGGAGCTCGAGAGGAACGTGCAGCTCAtgcggcagcagcaggggcagctGCAGAGGCGGCTCCGTGAGGAGACAGAGCAGAAGCGGCGCCTGGAGATGGAGATGAACAAGCGGCAGCACCGTGTCAAG GAGCTGGAGCTGAAGCACGAGCAGCAGCAAAAGATCCTGAAAATCAAGACAGAAGAGATTGCAGCGTTTCAGAGGAAGCGGCGCAGCGGCAGCAACGGCTCCGTGGTCAGCCTGGAGCAGcagcag AAGATTGAAGAGCAGAAGAAGTGGCTGGACCAGGAGATGGAGAAGGTCTTGCAGCAGCGACGGGCgctggaggagctgggggaggagctTCACAAGCGGGAGGCCATCCTGGCCAAGAAGGAGGCCCTGATGCAGGAGAAGACGGGGCTGGAGAGCAAGCGCCTGCGGTCCAGCCAG GCCCTCAATGAGGACATTGTACGAGTGTCCAGCCGGCTGGAGCATCTGGAGAAGGAGCTCTCCGAGAAGAGCGGGCAGCTGCGGCAGGGCAGCGCCCAGAGCCAGCAGCAGATCCGTGGGGAGATCGACGCTCTACGCCAGGAGAAGGACTCGCTGCTGAAGCAGCGGCTGGAGATCGACGGCAAACTGAGGCAGGGCAGCCTGCTGTCGCCTGAG GAGGAGAGGACACTGTTCCAGCTGGACGAGGCCATCGAGGCCCTGGATGCTGCCATCGAGTACAAGAACGAGGCCATCACGTGCCGCCAGCGGGTGCTGCGGGCCTCGGCCTCCTTGCTGTCCCAGTGCGAGATGAACCTCATGGCCAAGCTCAGCTATCTCTCGTCCTCGGAGACCAGAGCCCTTCTCTGCAAGTACTTCGACAAG GTGGTGACACTCCGAGAGGAGCAGCACCAGCAGCAGATTGCCTTCTCGGAGCTGGAGATGCAGCTGGAGGAGCAGCAGAGGCTGGTCTACTGGCTGGAGGTGGCCCTGGAGCGGCAGCGCCTGGAGATGGACCGCCAGCTGACCCTGCAGCAGAAGGAGCACGAGCAGAAcatccagctcctcctccagcagAGTCGAG ACCACCTTGGTGAAGGGTTAGCAGACAGCAAGAGGCAATATGAGGCCAGGATTCAAGTTCTGGAGAAGGAGCTGGGTCGCCACATGTGGATAAACCAGGAACTGAAACAGAAGCTGAGTGGCATGAATGCTGCAGGCCAGAGCAGGG TGACAGGTGGGGAGAAGAGGACCCTGTGCCTGGAGAACAGACCAGCCCCTGTAAGTGAAGACGAGCCCCACCCAGCACCTGAGCCACTTTGGCAGCCCCCCTTCATGGAGGGCACCCCCCGCACCCGGGAGGAGATGCGGGACTTGGTCCACGCCCCGTTGCCGTTGACATGGAAACGCTCGAGCCTGTGCAGCGAGGAGCAGGGCTCTGCGGAGGAGCTGCGGCAGCGGGAGGCCACTGAGCCCCTGGTGGGGCGAGTGCTACCTGTGGGTGAGGTGGGTCTCTCCTGGAACCTCGGATCCTTGCCCAAGCCCCGGCGGGACCTGCGAAGGACCAGCCCAGGGATGATTGACGTCAGGAAAAACCCCCTCTAG
- the KIF7 gene encoding kinesin-like protein KIF7 isoform X3, translated as MSSCRPGGRRPCNVSPASLHEDEQGIIPRAMAEAFKLIDENDLLDCLVHVSYLEVYKEEFRDLLEVGTASRDIQLREDDRGNVVLCGVKEVDVEGLDEVLSLLEMGNAARHTGSTHLNRLSSRSHTVFTVTLEQRGRAPSRLPRPAAGQLLISKFHFVDLAGSERVLKTGSTGERLKESIQINSSLLALGNVISALGDPQRRGSHIPYRDSKITRILKDSLGGNAKTVMIACVSPSSSDFDETLNTLNYASRAQNIRNRATVNWRPEAERAPEEAVAGARGPPRHRSETRIIHRGRRALGPAAAEAEAEAAARLGAECARYRARTDAAYSLLRELQAESGLPGAAARKVRDWLCAVEGERSALSSASGPDSGIESASAEEQATQGPSGQKVAKGQEDEGALQLLALQSQVARLEEENRDFLAALEDAMEQYKLQSDRLREQQEEMAELRLRLELVQPGLGAPGVLQGLPPGSYVPRPHTAPLGDTHNHVLGIVPPACLSGDEVGSENWREVANGREAGAKLPAEVDRLGSGSSAASEEEQEEEEGEEEPPRRTLHLRRNGISKWSQRMGARPGSLLDRKGPELCLEELGAAILGPRVVGESKAPARPRQAPAASEWRLAQAQQKIRELAINIRMKEELIGELVRTGKAAQALNRQHSQRIQELEQEAERVRAELSEGQRQLRELEGKEPQDAGERSQLQEFRKRVAAAQSQVQVLKEKKQATERLVSLSAQSEKRLQELERNVQLMRQQQGQLQRRLREETEQKRRLEMEMNKRQHRVKELELKHEQQQKILKIKTEEIAAFQRKRRSGSNGSVVSLEQQQKIEEQKKWLDQEMEKVLQQRRALEELGEELHKREAILAKKEALMQEKTGLESKRLRSSQALNEDIVRVSSRLEHLEKELSEKSGQLRQGSAQSQQQIRGEIDALRQEKDSLLKQRLEIDGKLRQGSLLSPEEERTLFQLDEAIEALDAAIEYKNEAITCRQRVLRASASLLSQCEMNLMAKLSYLSSSETRALLCKYFDKVVTLREEQHQQQIAFSELEMQLEEQQRLVYWLEVALERQRLEMDRQLTLQQKEHEQNIQLLLQQSRDHLGEGLADSKRQYEARIQVLEKELGRHMWINQELKQKLSGMNAAGQSRVTGGEKRTLCLENRPAPVSEDEPHPAPEPLWQPPFMEGTPRTREEMRDLVHAPLPLTWKRSSLCSEEQGSAEELRQREATEPLVGRVLPVGEVGLSWNLGSLPKPRRDLRRTSPGMIDVRKNPL; from the exons ATGTCCAGCTGCAGGCCTGGTGGCAGGAGGCCCTGCAATGTCTCCCCAGCCTCCCTTCACGAGGATGAGCAGGGCATCATTCCACGGGCCATGGCTGAGGCATTCAAGCTGATTGATGAGAATGACCTGCTCGACTGTCTGGTGCATGTGTCCTACCTGGAAGTGTACAAAGAGGAGTTCCGAGACCTGCTGGAGGTGGGCACTGCCAGCCGTGACATCCAGCTTCGGGAAGATGATCGTGGAAATGTTG TGCTGTGTGGGGTGAAGGAGGTTGATGTGGAGGGCCTGGACGAGGTGCTGAGCCTCCTGGAGATGGGCAACGCAGCGCGGCACACGGGGTCCACACACCTCAACCGCCTCTCCAGCCGCTCACACACGGTCTTCACCGTGACCTTGGAGCAGCGGGGGCGCGCCCCCAGCCGCCTGCCCCGACCTGCCGCGGGCCAGCTGCTCATCTCCAAGTTCCACTTCGTGGACCTGGCGGGCTCAGAGAGGGTGCTCAAGACGGGCAGCACAGGCGAGCGGCTCAAGGAGAGCATCCAGATCAATAGCAGCCTCTTGGCTCTCGGCAATGTCATCAGCGCCCTTGGTGACCCCCAGCGCCGCGGCAGTCACATCCCCTACCGGGACTCCAAGATCACCCG GATCCTTAAAGACTCGCTGGGCGGGAATGCCAAGACAGTGATGATCGCCTGTGTCAGCCCTTCCTCCTCTGACTTTGATGAGACCCTCAACACCCTCAACTACGCCAGCCGCGCCCAGAACATCCGCAACCGCGCCACCGTCAACTGGCGGCCAGAGGCGGAGCGGGCGCCGGAGGAGGCAGTGGCCGGTGCGCGGGGGCCGCCGCGGCACCGCTCGGAGACGCGCATCATCCACCGTGGCCGGCGCGCCCTGGGGCCTGCCGccgccgaggccgaggccgaggccgctGCCCGCCTGGGTGCTGAGTGCGCGCGTTACCGGGCCCGCACCGACGCCGCCTACAGCCTTCTGCGTGAGCTGCAGGCCGAGTCTGGGCTTCCAGGCGCCGCTGCCCGCAAGGTGCGCGACTGGCTGTGCGCCGTCGAGGGCGAGCGCAGTGCCCTGAGCTCCGCCTCTGGGCCCGACAGTGGCATCGAGAGTGCCTCGGCGGAGGAGCAGGCCACGCAGGGGCCCAGCGGGCAAAAGGTGGCCAAGGGCCAG GAAGACGAAGGGGCACTGCAGCTGCTGGCCCTGCAAAGCCAGGTGGCCCGACTGGAAGAGGAGAACCGAGACTTTCTGGCTGCGCTGGAGGATGCCATGGAGCAATACAAACTGCAG AGTGACCGTCTTCGTGAGCAGCAGGAGGAGATGGCAGAGCTGAGGTTGCGACTAGAGCTGGTGCAGCCCGGCTTGGGGGCCCCAGGGGTCCTGCAGGGCCTGCCTCCTGGGTCCTATGTGCCCCGGCCCCACACAGCCCCTCTGGGGGATACCCACAACCATGTGCTGGGCATCGTGCCCCCTGCCTGCCTTTCTGGAGATGAAGTTGGCTCTGAGAATTGGAGAGAG GTGGCAAATGGTAGGGAGGCTGGAGCCAAGTTGCCGGCAGAAGTAGACAGGCTGGGAAGTGGCTCTTCAGCTGCAtcagaggaagagcaggaggaggaagaaggggaggaggagccgCCTCGACGGACTCTGCACCTGCGCAG GAACGGGATCAGTAAGTGGAGCCAGAGGATGGGGGCCCGCCCAGGCAGTCTACTCGACAGGAAGGGCCCAGAGCTTTGCCTGGAGGAGCTGGGTGCAGCCATCCTGGGGCCCAGAG TGGTTGGTGAGAGCAAGGCCCCAGCTCGGCCCCGCCAGGCCCCTGCTGCCTCTGAATGGCGGCTGGCCCAGGCCCAGCAGAAGATCCGTGAACTGGCCATCAACATCCGCATGAAGGAGGAGCTCATCGGCGAGCTGGTCCGCACAG GGAAGGCGGCCCAGGCCCTGAACCGCCAGCACAGCCAGCGTATCCAGGAGCTGGAGCAGGAGGCAGAGCGGGTGCGGGCTGAGCTGAGTGAGGGCCAGAGGCAGCTGCGGGAGCTTGAGGGCAAGGAGCCCCAGGATGCTGGCGAGCGTTCCCAGCTCCAGGAGTTCCGCAAGAGGGTTGCTGCCGCACAGAGCCAAGTCCAG GTGCTGAAGGAGAAGAAGCAGGCAACAGAGCGGCTGGTGTCGCTGTCGGCCCAGAGCGAGAAGCGGCTGCAGGAGCTCGAGAGGAACGTGCAGCTCAtgcggcagcagcaggggcagctGCAGAGGCGGCTCCGTGAGGAGACAGAGCAGAAGCGGCGCCTGGAGATGGAGATGAACAAGCGGCAGCACCGTGTCAAG GAGCTGGAGCTGAAGCACGAGCAGCAGCAAAAGATCCTGAAAATCAAGACAGAAGAGATTGCAGCGTTTCAGAGGAAGCGGCGCAGCGGCAGCAACGGCTCCGTGGTCAGCCTGGAGCAGcagcag AAGATTGAAGAGCAGAAGAAGTGGCTGGACCAGGAGATGGAGAAGGTCTTGCAGCAGCGACGGGCgctggaggagctgggggaggagctTCACAAGCGGGAGGCCATCCTGGCCAAGAAGGAGGCCCTGATGCAGGAGAAGACGGGGCTGGAGAGCAAGCGCCTGCGGTCCAGCCAG GCCCTCAATGAGGACATTGTACGAGTGTCCAGCCGGCTGGAGCATCTGGAGAAGGAGCTCTCCGAGAAGAGCGGGCAGCTGCGGCAGGGCAGCGCCCAGAGCCAGCAGCAGATCCGTGGGGAGATCGACGCTCTACGCCAGGAGAAGGACTCGCTGCTGAAGCAGCGGCTGGAGATCGACGGCAAACTGAGGCAGGGCAGCCTGCTGTCGCCTGAG GAGGAGAGGACACTGTTCCAGCTGGACGAGGCCATCGAGGCCCTGGATGCTGCCATCGAGTACAAGAACGAGGCCATCACGTGCCGCCAGCGGGTGCTGCGGGCCTCGGCCTCCTTGCTGTCCCAGTGCGAGATGAACCTCATGGCCAAGCTCAGCTATCTCTCGTCCTCGGAGACCAGAGCCCTTCTCTGCAAGTACTTCGACAAG GTGGTGACACTCCGAGAGGAGCAGCACCAGCAGCAGATTGCCTTCTCGGAGCTGGAGATGCAGCTGGAGGAGCAGCAGAGGCTGGTCTACTGGCTGGAGGTGGCCCTGGAGCGGCAGCGCCTGGAGATGGACCGCCAGCTGACCCTGCAGCAGAAGGAGCACGAGCAGAAcatccagctcctcctccagcagAGTCGAG ACCACCTTGGTGAAGGGTTAGCAGACAGCAAGAGGCAATATGAGGCCAGGATTCAAGTTCTGGAGAAGGAGCTGGGTCGCCACATGTGGATAAACCAGGAACTGAAACAGAAGCTGAGTGGCATGAATGCTGCAGGCCAGAGCAGGG TGACAGGTGGGGAGAAGAGGACCCTGTGCCTGGAGAACAGACCAGCCCCTGTAAGTGAAGACGAGCCCCACCCAGCACCTGAGCCACTTTGGCAGCCCCCCTTCATGGAGGGCACCCCCCGCACCCGGGAGGAGATGCGGGACTTGGTCCACGCCCCGTTGCCGTTGACATGGAAACGCTCGAGCCTGTGCAGCGAGGAGCAGGGCTCTGCGGAGGAGCTGCGGCAGCGGGAGGCCACTGAGCCCCTGGTGGGGCGAGTGCTACCTGTGGGTGAGGTGGGTCTCTCCTGGAACCTCGGATCCTTGCCCAAGCCCCGGCGGGACCTGCGAAGGACCAGCCCAGGGATGATTGACGTCAGGAAAAACCCCCTCTAG